From Deltaproteobacteria bacterium:
GGACGGATCCACCAGCGCGGCACGTTCCCGTCGTCGGTAACGGGCTCCGTCCGATCGCCGCTGGAGAAGCGACGCACCACCTTTCCGCCCCCATCGAGGATCTCGATCGTCACCTCGGAGCCGGCCTTGAGGAGGTAGTCGATGATCGCGCCGTCGGGCGGGTCCTCGCCCCTCGGCTCGTCCGGCGGCATGGGCGTGTCGCTGTTCGTGTTCCAGCGGATCCGCAGCGCGGTCTGCGGCGCGAAGAGGTGGACGTCGACGCCGACCAGCGCATCGGTCACTTCGCGCAGCGGCTGGATGTCGTCGAGGATCCAGAACCCGCGGCCGTGCGTCGCGACGACCAGATCGTCGCCTTTGACGACGAGATCGCGGATCGACGTCACTGGCATGTTCAGGCGCAGCGGCTGCCAGTCGTCGCCGTCGTTGAAGCTCACGTAGACCGCCTGCTCCGTTCCGCAGAAGAGCAAGGCAGGCCGCGGACGATCTCCTGCCAGGCGCTGCCGCCATTGCGAGTGCGCAGGATGTGCGGGCGCAGATCGTCGAGGCGCAGCGTGTTGATCGCGGCGTAGGCCGTCCCCGCCTCGAAGTGGCCCGCCTCGAGGATGCTCACTTTTGCCCAGGGAACGAGCTGCTTCGGCGTCACCTCCTGCCAGGTCTTTCCCCCGTCGCGCGTGCGGTGGATCAGCCCGTCGTCGGTGCCGGCCCAGAGGACGGCGGCATCCCTGGGCGAAGGCGCCAGCGCGTACACCACGCCTCGCTGCTCGGGCCGCGCGGGATCGGTGCCGCGATACTTGCCGACGTTCGCCGGCGCCTCCCACATCCTGCGCGTCAGGTCGGGGCTGATCTGCTGCCAGCTCCGGCCACCGTCCCGCGTCTTCCAGACGGTGTTCGAGGCGAAGAAGAGCGTGCGCGGATCGGTGGGCGAGAAGACGATGGGCTGGGTGCGGATGACCCGGTATCCCGCGTTGCGCAGCGGCACCGGCGAGATGTCCTGGACCTGCCGCGTGCGGCGATCCCAGCGCGTGATCCTTCCCCCGTAGATGACGTCCGGATCGAGCGGATCCGGCACCGCGTACCCGTATTCCTCGACGGCGGTGGGCTGCCAGTCGCGGACCGTGATTGCGCCTTCGGGACCGCGGGAAAGAACACAGGCGGCGCCGCTTTCTTGTTGACCACCGCAAACGCGATAGGGAAACGCGTTGTCGGCGTTGACGTGGAACATCTGCGCGGTGGGCTGGTTGTACCAGCTGCTCCAGGTCGCGCCGCCGTTCACGGTGACCACGGCGCCCTGGTCGCTGGCGAGCAGCATCGTCGCCGGCCGCAGCGGATCGATCCAGATGCGGTGATAGTCGTCGCCGCCCGGCGCGCCGCGGAAGGCGGTGAACGAGCGGCCTCCGTCGGTGGACTTCCAGGTTACGACGCTCGCCGTATAGACGATGTCCGGATTCACCGGATCGACCTTGACCTGGGCGAAGTCGTCGGCGCGCTCGGCGACGCGCGGATCGTCGCAGATCCGTGCCCAGCTCTCCCCGGCGTCGTCGGAGCGGTAGAGAAAGCCACCCTGCTTCGTCGCGACGGTGGCGAAGAGGCGCGAGGAGCGCGACGGCGCGATGCCGAGGCCGATCCGTCCGAGGCCGTCGCGCTCGAAGTCCGGCAACCCGCGGGTCAGCGCCTTCCAGGTCGTGCCGCCGTCGGCAGATTTGTACAGCCCGCTGCCCGGTCCGGAGAACTCGCCATTTTCCCAAGGCGCCTGCCGGGCCTCCCAGAGGGCCGCGTAGACGACGCGAGGATTGGCGGGGTCGATGACCACGTCGGCGCCGCCGGTGTCCGCGTCCTTGTAGAGGACGCGCTGGAAGGTTTCTCCGCCGTCGATGGAGCGGAAGATCCCGCGCTCCTCGTTTGGACCATATGGATGCCCGAGCACGGCGACGAAGAGGCGGTTGGGATCCTTCGGATCGACGGCGATCTGCGGAATCTGCTGGCCCTCCCGAAGGCCAAGGTGCTTCCAGCTCCGCCCGCCGTCGACGGATCTGTAGACCCCGTCTCCCGTGGACAAGTCGGGCCGCTGCAGGCCTTCGCCGCTGCCCACATAGATGACGTCCGGGTTCGAAAGCGCGACGGCGATGGCGCCGATGCTTCCCGTCGGCTGATCGTCGAAGATTGGCGTCCACGTCCTGCCGTAGTCTACCGTCCGCCAGACGCCGCCGTTGACCGCGCCCACGTAGAAGACGCCCGGGCTCGTCGGCACGCCGGCAGCGGCCTTCGTGCGCCCTCCGCGAAAGGGCCCGATCGGGCGCCAGTGCAATTCGGAGAACAGCGACGCCACCAGAATCAGAGTGAAGATCACTTGCGCCTCGTCGTCCTGACCAGCCGATCGCGAAATTGTCTCTACTGCGCGATGCCGGTCCGGGCGACCAGCGTGCGCAGCAGGAGATCGTCGGCGACGGCGATGGAACTTCCGTATCGCGTCCAGACCTCGCTGGCTCCCGCTACATCACCCTGCGCGAGCGCGCCCAGCATGCCCGCCGCGACCGCGTAGCGGACTGCCGGCGCGCTCAACGCGCGTGGTTCGACGAGCACCCGCCGCGCGCCGGCAATCATGCCAGCGGGATCGCGCCGTCCGACGGCATGGAGCAGGTCGAGCCAATCGCGTTCCAGGGGATTCAACGAGAACGCGCAGCGACTGGAATGAAGGGAGCGGAAGATCGCGTCAGCCTCGTCCACGCTCAAGTCCGCGAGCGAGCGCTGCAGCACCCGCGCCAGGCTCGGGAACGGCGGCGTGCCGCAGCCCTCGAGCCAGGTTGCGACACTGCAGGCATCGTCATGCAGGTCATCCGAAGCGATGAAGCGTACCTTGCGGGGGTCGACGCGCTCGAGAAGCACTTCGAACAGGTACATCGCTTCCCCGCTGCGCCGCGCGTTCTCGAACGTCGGCGCAGGCGAAATCGTCGTGATCCCCCTCGACCGCGACAATCCGGACAGCAGCTCCACCGCCGGGAACGGAGTCTTCTGGAACAGCGTCAGAATGCCCGCGCGCGTCCGCAGGAAGAGAGCGCGCGCCGCGTTCTGATCCAGGAACGGGGCATAGTCCGAGTTCATCGGCACCTCGATGGTCCGGGTGAGGCCTTCCCATGATTTCCGCGTTCCGACCAGCCGAGCCTCGAGATCCTGAATCCCCCGCACGCCGATCCGTGCCAACGGCTCTGCGAGCTGCGGGTTCATCAGCACGCGGGGGTCGAGCGATGGCATGGCGCCGCCGTTCGCGGCGAAGATGAGCACGTCGTAACCGGTGCTGGCGTAGACCACGTAGTCGGAGAAGTTTGCCTCGAGGGCCTTGAGCACCGAGACGACCAGCGGAACATCGATCTCGTAGAGCTGCAACCACTGCGCGAACACGCCGCGATCGGCGAGATGGCGCCGCATGATCCGATAGAATTCGTCGGAGAAGAGCCCGGCGACGCCGCTCACCCACGGGTTCGACGGCTCGGAGACGATCACGTCGTATTTCTCTTGCCGCGTGGAGAAGTAGGTCTTGGCGTCGTCGATCACGACCCGCGAGCGCGGGTCGCTGAATGCGCGCTCATTGAGCGGGCGGAAGCTCTGCGCGCCGCGCACCATCTCCCGTTCGATCTCCACGGTGTCCACGCGCGCCAACGCCGGATTCGCGAGCAGCGTGTGGGTGGTCAATCCCGAGCCGAAGCCGATGCAGGCGACCGTGCGCCCTTGGGGATGCAGCGCCATCGCCAGCGCACCCATGAGAATCATCGTCGGCTCGTCAGTCGACGGATCGAGCCGGGGCTTGACGGCGATTGCGGCATCGCTCTTCCCGTTGGTCAGGATCTCGACGAGATTGGTCTCACGATGTCGCACTACGTCCACCGTCGCGGTCTTGCCGTCGCGATGGAAGAGGATGTCGTTGCGGCCCGCCTCGAGGAGGTTCCCGCTGCGGTAGACCCCGGACGCCATCCGGTACGGGTCCAGCTTCACGAACAGCATTGCCACCGTGACTGTCGCCACGCCGGCCGCCGTCCATGCCAGCGAGAGCCTCTTGCGGGCCAAACCCGCCGCGGCTGTCCACAGCAGCGCGATTCCGAGAGCGATGTCGATCGCAGCGCCGAACGCCAGCAGCGGCTTCAGGCCCAGCAGAGGCAGCCCGATATGAACGGCGAAGAAGACGCCAGCGATGGCACCGACAGTGTTGGCAGCGTAGACGGCGCCGATGCTTGACTCGCCGCCGCCACGCCTCAAGAGGTGGAAGGTGATGAGGGGTAGCGTGGTACCGGCGCAAAAGGTTGCCGGCAGCATGATCGCGAGAGCGATCCCGTTGCTCGCGACGACGAACCATCGGTAGCCGCTGTCGGTGTGGTCGAGACTGGTGATGAGCCATCGCATCACGTCGAACGTCTTGCCGTAGAGCGGCAGCGTGCACAGCGCCAGAAGGCCCATCGCCATCTGCAGGAATGCCAGCGTGCGAACCGGCGCTTGGAGACGATCGATGCGGCGCTGGATCCACAATCCGCCGAGAGCGAGCCCGAGGATGAAGGCGCTCAGCATCAACTCGAACGCATGAGTGGACGCGCCAAGTACGAGTGCGAGCATGCGGATCCAGGTGACCTCGTAGATGAAAGAAGAGGCCCCCGTGAGGAGCGCGATCGAGAGAAAGAAGCGGATCCTGCGATCGCGTCCGCCGCCGGGCGGCAACGGCGCTTGCAGGGGCGGCGCCGCGCGGGCGAGCAGGAAGACCGCTCCGGCGACGGCCAGGTTGAGAAGGCCGGCGAAGCGAACGGTGCCGGCAAGCCCAGCCGCGGGCACCAGCACAAAGCCACTCACCAGGACCCCTGCCGCCGCGCCCAGGCTGTTCGTGAAGTAGAGCATGGAGAGCGAGCGGCCGGGCCGGTCCGGATACGAGCGCAGAACTCCGCCGGTCATCAACGGGAACGTCATGCCCAGCAGAATGCATTGAGGGAGGATGAGCGCAGCGGAAAGCGCCCACTTGAACCCTGCGAAGCGCGGGAGGACGGAATCGTGCGCCCATCCCGTTGCGACCACGAAAAGATCGTGGAAGACCAAAGCGCACGCGGCAACGGCAGCTTCGGTCACTGCATACGCGACGAGCAGGTTACGCCAGCGACCCACGAGGTGCGCCGCGAGGGCCGATCCGACCGCCAACCCCCCCATGAAGATGGCCACGACGAGCGTCTGCGCGTAAGCGGCATGTCCGAG
This genomic window contains:
- a CDS encoding spermidine synthase, with product MRKDRRPVRASGTVPPPPALSVVPGIGRERSTMGRTILYGLFAASGFAGLIYESIWTHYLKLFLGHAAYAQTLVVAIFMGGLAVGSALAAHLVGRWRNLLVAYAVTEAAVAACALVFHDLFVVATGWAHDSVLPRFAGFKWALSAALILPQCILLGMTFPLMTGGVLRSYPDRPGRSLSMLYFTNSLGAAAGVLVSGFVLVPAAGLAGTVRFAGLLNLAVAGAVFLLARAAPPLQAPLPPGGGRDRRIRFFLSIALLTGASSFIYEVTWIRMLALVLGASTHAFELMLSAFILGLALGGLWIQRRIDRLQAPVRTLAFLQMAMGLLALCTLPLYGKTFDVMRWLITSLDHTDSGYRWFVVASNGIALAIMLPATFCAGTTLPLITFHLLRRGGGESSIGAVYAANTVGAIAGVFFAVHIGLPLLGLKPLLAFGAAIDIALGIALLWTAAAGLARKRLSLAWTAAGVATVTVAMLFVKLDPYRMASGVYRSGNLLEAGRNDILFHRDGKTATVDVVRHRETNLVEILTNGKSDAAIAVKPRLDPSTDEPTMILMGALAMALHPQGRTVACIGFGSGLTTHTLLANPALARVDTVEIEREMVRGAQSFRPLNERAFSDPRSRVVIDDAKTYFSTRQEKYDVIVSEPSNPWVSGVAGLFSDEFYRIMRRHLADRGVFAQWLQLYEIDVPLVVSVLKALEANFSDYVVYASTGYDVLIFAANGGAMPSLDPRVLMNPQLAEPLARIGVRGIQDLEARLVGTRKSWEGLTRTIEVPMNSDYAPFLDQNAARALFLRTRAGILTLFQKTPFPAVELLSGLSRSRGITTISPAPTFENARRSGEAMYLFEVLLERVDPRKVRFIASDDLHDDACSVATWLEGCGTPPFPSLARVLQRSLADLSVDEADAIFRSLHSSRCAFSLNPLERDWLDLLHAVGRRDPAGMIAGARRVLVEPRALSAPAVRYAVAAGMLGALAQGDVAGASEVWTRYGSSIAVADDLLLRTLVARTGIAQ